The sequence GCGTGTCGCAACAGACCTGGCGCAGCTTGAGCAACGCCTCGAGGATGACGATCTGGCTGCGCGCCAGGCCCTTGCGGTCGATTTCCTCGCGCACCTTGTGGTCCATGGCCAGCCGCACCGTCTCGTAGAGGTCGCGTTGGCGATCGCTGAGTTCCACCCACTGGGTGATCTCGGTCTTCGCCGGCAGCTCGGTGGCCACCGCTTCCTTGCTGCGGCGCAGGAGGAAGGGCTTGAGGCGGGCGTTGAGGTGCGCCAGGCGAGTCGCGTCGCCGTGCTTCTCGATCGGGTTGCGGTAGTTGCGCAGGAAGCCCTGGCTGTCGCCCAGCCAGCCCGGCATGAGGAAGTGGAACAGCGACCAGAGTTCGCCCAGGTGGTTCTCCAGTGGGGTGCCGGTCAGGCACAGGCGCTGCCGCGCTTCCAGTTGGCGTACCGCCTGGGCTGCCTTGCTGGTGGGGTTCTTGATGTACTGCGCCTCGTCGAGGATCAGCAGGTGCAGCGGCAGTTCGCGGAACTGCTCCAGGTCGCGGGGGAGCAGGGCGTAGGTGGTCAGCAGGAGGTCATGCTCGGCCATGCGCTCGAAGGCCTTCTTGCGCCCCGGGCCGTGCAGGGCGAGCACCCGCAGGGCCGGCGCGAAGCGTGCGGTTTCGTCCAGCCAGTTCGGGATCAGGCTGGTGGGCATTACCACCAGGGCCGGGCGGTCCAGGCGGCCGGCTTCCTTTTCCAGTAGCAGGTGGGCCAGGGTTTGCAGCGTCTTGCCCAGGCCCATGTCGTCGCCCAGTATCCCGCCAGCGCCGACCTCCCGCAGGGTCTGCAGCCAGGCGAGGCCTTCCAGCTGGTAGTGTCGGAGTTCGGCGTTGAGGCCTTTGGGCGGGTTGATCACCGTCTTGCCGCCATCGCGCAGCTTGCGCGCCATTTCGCGCACTTGCTCGCCACCCTGCCAGTTCAGGTCCAGGCCTTCCAGCTGGCTCAGGCGCGCGGCGTCCGGACGGGAAAGGCGCAGGCTCTGGGTCGGGTCCTGGTCGCTATGGTAGAGCTCGCCCAGGGTGGTCAATACCGGTTTGAGGCGGGAAAACGGCAGCATCACCTGCAAGGGGCGGCCGTCGATTGCGCGGGTGGCGTCCAGTTGCAGGCGCAGTTGCTCGTCGTCCTTGCGCCGCTGCAGGTGCTGCGGGTTGAGCAGTTCGGGGTTGCGCTGGATCAGGCGCAACAGCACCGGCAAAAGGCTGATGCGGCGACCTTCGACCACAATGCCCAGCTCCAGGTCGAACCATTCGCGGCCTGGCGCTTCCTCCACCTCGGCGTACCAGCCTTCCACTTGGGTCAGGTCGAACTGGAAGCCCGGGCGGATATCGATCTGCCAGCCCTGTTCGCGCAGGGTCGGCAACTGCTCGCGCATGAAGTGGAGCCAGTGCTCGTCGCTGGGCAGCTCGAACATCTCGGCGCTGTTGGCCGGTAGCGCCAGGCTTTGCCGCAGGGCTTCCTTGAAACCCAGCTGGCGCAAGGTGTCGCGCCAGGCCTGTTCGGCTTTCGGCTGGCGGGCGATGGCCAGGCGTTCACCCTTGACGCGGTGATGCACACGCTCCGGTTTGGCCGTCTTGCCGTGGATCTGGGCGCCGCCGTAGTCGAACAGTAGCCCTGCGCGGTGCTGCTGGCTGCCCACCATGCGCCCGCTGCGCAGGTCGTACTGGCTCTGGGCGTGGCTGCCGAGGATCAGTTGCGGAACCGGCTGCAGGTCGTCGACCTGGCGCTCGCTGAACGGCATGGGAACCTGCCAGCCGGTCGGCGGCAGGGCCAGCAGGTGCGCGATGGCGGCGACGCAGTGCTTGCAGTTGAAGTTCACCGGGCAGCTGCAACGGCCGACCACGCCCAGGCCCTTGGGCGCCAGGCGGATCAGTTGGGTGTAGAAGTGGCCTTCGGAGCCTTCGCAGCTGGTTTCGATGGCCTTGTCACTAAGGCTGAGCAGGCGCACGCGGTCCTGCGAGGCGTAGGCCAGTCCCCGGGAGAGGGCGCCCGGGTCGAAGTCCAGGCGCCAGTCCAGTTCCCTCAGCTGTTCGAGCAGGGTGTTCATGACGCGTTAGAGCGGGCTGATGCGGATCAGGACGCCCAGGTTGCCGTGGTCGAGGTAAGTCAGCTCGCCGTTCTTCAGGCGGGTTCCCTGGCGCAGGCGCTCGCTGCCGTTCATCAGACCGCTGCCATCGAACTGGTTGATCCAGAAGTCGGCCTGGGCGTCGATGCTGCGATCGAGGGTGAGGGCCAGGGTGCCTTCCACCGGGAAGTGGCCGAGCTGTTGCTCGCCGGCGCTCACCGCGACCTTGCTGGGGATGGCGGAGAGGTTCTGCGACCAGGCCTTGTGCAGCAGTACCTCGTAGCCGGCGTTGGGGCTGAGCTTGGCCGCTTCGCCATCCAGGGCGGTGGCGCGCTCGCTGCCGGAGATGGATTGGCTGCCGGCCGCCCAGTCGTCCGGCGCCGGTTGGCTGGCGGGGGCGGGGTTGCCGGCCTGGCGGAAGATGATCATCTCCACCGAATAGAGGCCGTCGGCGAAAGCAGCCGGGGCCAGCAGGGCGAGCAACAGGGCGAAGTTACGGATGGCGCGCATGGGTTGTTCCTTGGTATGGGCAATCATTCCGCAGACTACTGCGGGGTCAGGCGCTCGAACAGCGCTTCTAGGGTGTTGAAGCGTTCTTCCGGGCGCTCCATGGGCACCTGGAACTTGAACAGGGTGGCGCCTTCGAACTTGTAGCGCTTGGGCTGGCCCTGGATCAGCTTGATCAGCACCAGCGGGTCGACGCAGGTGTCGGCGGCGAACTCGATGCGGCCGCCCTGGGGGCCGGCGTCCACCTTGCGGATACCGAGCTTTTCGGCCTGCAGCTTGAGCAGGGTCAGGCGCACCAGGTGCTTCGTCGGTTCGGGCAGCAGGCCGAAGCGGTCGATCATCTCCACCTGCAGCTCCTTCAGGCCGTCCTCGTCGGCGGCCGAGGCGATGCGCTTGTAGAGGATCAGGCGCGCATGCACGTCCGGCAGGTAGTCCTCGGGGATCAGTGCTGGTACCCGCAGGTTGATCTCCGGCCCGCCGCCCAGCGGCTGCTCCAGGTTGGGCTGCTCGCCCTTCTGGATGGCCTTCACCGCCCGCTCGAGCATTTCCATGTAGAGGGTGAAGCCCACCGCCTGGATCTGCCCGCTCTGGCCTTCGCCGAGCAACTCGCCGGCACCGCGGATTTCCAGGTCGTGGGTGGCCAGCACGAAGCCGGCACCCAGGTCCTGGGCGTTGGCGATGGCCTCCAGGCGCTTCTCGGCGTCCGGGGTCATCTGCTTGCGTGGCGGCGTCAGCAGGTAGGCGTAGGCCTGGTGGTGGCTGCGGCCTACCCGTCCGCGCAGCTGGTGCAACTGGGCCAGGCCGAACTTGTCGGCACGTTCGATGACGATGGTGTTGGCGCTGGGCACGTCGATGCCGGTTTCGATGATGGTGGACGCCACCAGCACGTTGAAGCGCTTGTGATAGAAGTCGCTCATCACCTGTTCGAGTTCGCGCTCGCGCATCTGCCCGTGGCCGACGGCGATGCGCGCCTCCGGCACCAGCTCGGCCAGTTCGGCGGCGCATTTCTCGATGCTCGCCACCTCGTTGTGCAGGTAGTAGACCTGGCCGCCGCGCAACAGCTCGCGGAGCAGGGCCTCCTTGATCGCGGTGTTCTGCCGCTCCATGACGAAGGTGCGCACCGACAGGCGACGCGCCGGCGGCGTGGCGATGATGGACAGGTCGCGCATGCCCGCCACGGCCATGTTCAGGGTGCGCGGGATGGGCGTGGCGGTGAGGGTGAGGATGTCCACCTCGCTGCGCAGGGATTTCAGTTGTTCCTTCTGGCGCACGCCGAAACGGTGTTCCTCGTCGATGATCGCCAGGCCCAGGTCCTTGAAGCGCACATCGCCCTGCAGCAGCTTGTGGGTGCCGATGATGATGTCGATCTTGCCCTCGGACAGCTGTTGCGCCGCCTGTTCCACTTCCTTCGCCGATTTGAAGCGGCTCATCACCTCCACGCTCACCGGCCAGTCGGCGAAGCGGTCGCGGAAGCTGTTGTAGTGCTGCTGGGCGAGCAGGGTGGTGGGCACCAGGACAGCCACCTGACGGCCGCTGTGCACGGCCACGAAGGCGGCGCGCATGGCCACTTCCGTCTTGCCGAAGCCGACGTCGCCGCAGACCAGGCGGTCCATGGGCTTGGGCGCCAGCATGTCGGCCAGCACCGCTTCGATGGCGGCCTGCTGGTCCGGGGTCTCCTCGAAGGGGAAACCGGCGGAGAAGGTCGCGTAGTCGGCCTTCGGGTCGCGGAACGCATAGCCTTCGCGGGCGGCGCGGCGGGCGTAGACGTCCAGCAATTCGGCGGCCACGTCGCGGACCTGCTCGGCGGCCTTGCGCTTGGCCTTCTGCCAGGTTTCCGAGCCGAGGCGGTGCAGCGGCGCCAGGGCGTCGTCGCTGCCGGTGTAGCGGGCGATCAGGTGCAGGCTGGCCACCGGCACGTAGAGCTTGGCTTCCTCGGCGTACTGCAGGGCGAGGAATTCGGCGACCTGACCTTCGATTTCCAGGGTGATCAGGCCCAGGTAGCGGCCAACGCCGTGGTCGATATGCACCACGGGCGCGCCCTCGCGCAGCTCGGCGAGGTTCTTGATCACGTTGTCGCCGGCATCGCCGCGGCGTTCGCGGCGGCGGCGCTGCATGACGCGCTGGCCGAACAGCGGGCTTTCGGCGACCAGCGCCAGGCCCGGGTCGTCCAGCAGCAGGCCTTCGTCCAACGGTGCGATGGTGATGGCCAGGCGCTCGCCGCTGGCGACGAACGCCTCCCAGCCTTCGACCTCCTGCGGGCGCAGCTTGAGGCGGGCGAGCATCTCCAGCAGTACTTCGCGGCGGCCGGCGGATTCGGCGCTGAACAGCACGCGGCCGGGGAACTCTTCGATGAAGCGACGCAGCGCCGCCATGGGTTCGCTGGCCTTGGCCTGGATCGCCAGGTCGGGCAGGGCGCGGGCGGCGAAACGCTCGCGGCCGATACCGGGCTCGACATCCTCCTGGCTCAGCACCAGGCGCGGCGAGCCCTTGAGGCGGGCGAAGCAGTCCTCCACCGGCAAGAACAGCTCGGCCGGCGGCACCAGCGGGCGTTCCGGGTCCACGCGGCGCTCTTCATAGCGGTTGCGCACGTCGGTCCAGAACTGTTCGGCGGCCTGCTCGATGCCCGGCAGGGAGAACACCTGGGTGTCCGCCGGCAGGTAGTCGAAGAGGGTGGCGGTTTCTTCGAAGAACAGCGGCAGGTAGTACTCGATGCCGGCCGGGGTGATGCCGCTGGCCAGGTCCTGGTAGATCGGGCAGCGGCGGAAGTCGACGTCGAAACGCTCGCGGAAGCGGCCGCGGAAATCGGTGACGGCCTTCTTGTCCAGCGGGAACTCGCGGGCCGGAAGCAAGCGGATCGACTCCACCTTGTCCACCGAGCGCTGGGTTTCCGGGTCGAAGGTGCGCAGGGTCTCGATCTCGTCATCGAACAGGTCGATGCGGAAGGGCACCTCGCTGCCCATGGGGAAGAGGTCGATCAGCGCGCCGCGCACGGCGAACTCGCCATGTTCGTAGACCGTATCCACGCAGCGGTAGCCGGCGGCTTCCAGGCGCAGGCGCATCTGTTCCACGTCGAGCTTCTGGCCCACGTCCAGCACCAGGCTGGAGCCCAGCAGGAAGCGGGTCGGCGCCAGGCGGTGCAAGGCGGTGGTGATGGGCACCACCAAGACGCCGCGCTTGACCTCCGGCAGCCGGTACAGGCTGTCGACGCGCTGGGAAATGATGTCCTGGTGCGGCGAGAAGAGGTCGTAGGGCAGGGTTTCCCAGTCGGGGAAATGCAGGACGTCCAGGTCGGGGGCGAAGAAACCCAGTTCCTGTTCCAGGCGTTCGGCGGTCTGGCTGTCGGCGGTGAGCAGCAGGGTGAAACGCTTGCCGGCGCTCGCCGCTTCGGCGATGGCCAGGCTCAGCGCGGCACCGGGCAGATTGCCCCAATGCTGTTTGCCGGCGGCGGTGGGCAACGAGGGAAGGCGCAGTACGGACACGGGCAAGGTGGCTCCGGTCGAAAAAGATCGGCGGATTGTAACTATCCCGACTAGCGGATGTCAGTGTTGAGGCTGCTGCTGATTGCCGGCGCCTGCGTGCGCCGTCATAATGTAGCCCCTTTTTTCATCCCCTACATGTGGAAGGTACTGCCCGTGACTCAGAAGCCCGACCAGTGTCTCGGTGAATGGATCGATCGTGAAGCCCTCGCGGAAGCCATGATTCCGATGATTGGCCAGCTGTATCGCAACAACAATGTTGTGACCTCGATCTATGGCCGTGGCCTGATCAATCGCTCCGTGATCGCCATCCTCAAGGCCCACCGTTTTGCCCGTCATCGCCTGACGGACGAGGCCGAGCTGTCGGTCCACGAAACCTTCCCGATCCTCAAGGCCATGAGCGAGCTCAAGCTGGGCGCCGCCTCCGTGGACCTGGGCAAGATGGTCGCCAAGTTCAAGTCCGAAGGTAACGGCCGCAGCATCGAGCAGTTCACCAAGGACGAGCTGGCCGATGTAGTCGGCAAGCAGAGCGCTTCCGCTCGTGAAGGCACTGACGTCGTCCTGTACGGTTTCGGTCGTATCGGCCGCCTGCTGGCACGCATCCTGATCGAGAAGACCGGTGGCGGCGACGGCCTGCGCCTGCGCGCCATCGTGGTGCGCAAGGGTGCCGAGAATGACCTGGTCAAGCGCGCCAGCCTGCTGCGCCGCGACTCCGTTCACGGCCCGTTTGATGGCACCATCGTCATCGACGAAGAAAACAACACCCTGACCGCCAACGGCAACCTGATCCAGGTGATCTACTCCAACGATCCCGCCTCGATCGACTACACCGCCTACGGCATCAAGAACGCCCTGCTGGTGGACAACACCGGCAAATGGCGCGACGCCGAAGGCCTGGGCCAGCACCTCAAGTGCCCGGGTATCGACCGCGTCGTCCTGACCGCTCCTGGCAAGGGTGCCCTGAAGAACATCGTTCACGGCATCAACCACGGCGAAATCAGCGCTGACGACAAGATCGTTTCCGCCGCTTCCTGCACCACCAACGCCATCGTGCCGGTGCTCAAGGCGGTCGACGACCAGTACGGCATCGTCAACGGCCACGTCGAAACCGTTCACTCGTACACCAACGACCAGAACCTGATCGACAACTTCCACAAGGGCAGCCGCCGTGGTCGCAGCGCTCCGCTGAACATGGTGATCACCGAGACCGGCGCCGCCACCGCAGCCGCCAAGGCTCTGCCGGTGCTCAAGGGCAAGCTGACCGGCAACGCCATTCGCGTGCCGACGCCGAACGTCTCCATGGCCATCCTCAACCTGAACCTGGAGAAGGCCACCAACCGCGACGAGATCAACGAATACCTGCGCCAGATGGCCATGCATTCGGATCTGCACAAGCAGATCGACTACGTTTCGTCCCAGGAAGTGGTGTCGTCCGACTTCGTCGGCTCCCGCCACGCCGGTGTGGTCGATGCCGAAGCCACCATCTGCAACGATAACCGCGTCGTCCTCTACGTCTGGTACGACAACGAGTTCGGTTACAGCTGCCAGGTGGTACGCGTGATGGAAGACATGGCCGGGGTCAACCCGCCGTCCTTCCCGCGCTAAGCCAACGCGTCACGAGAACGGGAGCTTTCGGGCTCCCGTTTTTCATTTTTGCGTCTGTAATCCAACAACTGGAATCACTTGGGGATTTCCCGGATGGAAGGACATCACCTTCACCAAGGGCCGCTCAAAAGGGGCCTGAAAAACCGTCACATCCAGCTAATCGCGCTGGGCGGCGCCATCGGTACCGGCCTGTTCCTGGGTTCGGCCGGGGTGCTCAAGTCGGCGGGCCCGTCGATGATCCTCGGCTACGCCATCGCCGGTTTCTTCGCGTTCCTGATCATGCGCCAGCTGGGCGAAATGATCGTCGAAGAACCCGTTGCAGGTTCGTTCAGCCACTTCGCCCATAAGTACTGGGGTGGCTACGCCGGCTTCCTGTCCGGCTGGAACTACTGGGTGCTCTACGTGCTGGTGGGCATGGCCGAGCTGACGGCGGTGGGCAAGTACATCCAGTTCTGGTGGCCCGAGGTGCCCACCTGGGTGTCGGCGGCGGCGTTCTTCGTGCTGATCAACCTGATCAACCTGGCCAACGTGAAGGTGTTCGGCGAGGCGGAGTTCTGGTTCGCGCTGATCAAGGTGGTGGCCATCATCGGCATGATCGTCCTGGGCATCTACATGCTGGTCAGTGGCACCGGCGGTCCGCAGGCCTCGGTGGACAACCTCTGGAGTCATGGCGGCTTCTTCCCCAACGGTATCGAAGGCCTGGTGATGGTGTTGGCCATCATCATGTTCTCCTTCGGCGGCCTGGAGCTGGTGGGTATCACCGCCGCCGAGGCCAGCGAGCCGAAGAAGGTGATCCCCAAGGCGATCAACCAGGTGATCTACCGCATCCTGATCTTCTATATCGGCGCCCTCAGCGTGCTGCTGATGCTCTACCCCTGGGACAAGCTGCTGGAGACCCTGGGCGCCGCCGGCGACCCGTACAGCGGCAGCCCCTTCGTGCAGATCTTCTCGCTGATCGGTAGCGATACCGCTGCACACATCCTCAACTTCGTGGTGCTCACGGCGGCCCTGTCGGTCTACAACAGCGGCGTCTACTGCAACAGCCGGATGCTCTACGGCCTGGCCGAGCAGGGCAACGCGCCCAAGGCGCTGATGAAGGTGGACGACCGTGGCGTGCCGGTGCTGGCCATCGGCTTGTCGGCGCTGATCACCCTGCTCTGCGTGGTGGTCAACTACCTGGCCCCGCAGAAGGCCCTGGAGCTGCTGATGGCGCTGGTGGTGGCCGCCCTGGTGATTAACTGGGCGATGATCAGCCTGTCTCACCTGATGTTCCGCAAGCAGATGGACGCCCAGGGTATCCAGCCGTTCTTCAAGGCGCTCTGGTACCCGTTCGGCAACTACCTGTGCCTGGCCTTCGTGGCGCTGATCCTGGGTGTGATGCTGATGATTCCGGGCATCAACATCTCGGTCTATGCCATTCCGTTCTGGCTCGGCCTGCTCGCCGTCTGCTACTACTTCAAGCGCACCGCCGAGCGGGCTGTCGCTCACTGAGACAGCCCGCTTGTCGCAACGAAACGGGAGCCCTTGGCTCCCGTTTCCTTTTTTGCGCCTGGTGCCCGGTTGGTCAGCGGGGCAGGGTGGGATCGGATCGTGCCGACCCACTGTTCAGAACTGGACGCCTTGCTGCCTGTTGTTTCCTAAGACGCTGAAAAGTAAAGGCTTGGGTGGCGAGGGGGAGTCGGGCTCTCTATAATTCGCCGTTTAATCGTTCCGAACTCAGCACATCCGTACTAGGTAGACCTGGTGCGGTGGCATGCATTTGCCGATGGGCTGGGACGGGCAGCATTTCTGTCTCAGGCGAAACCTATGATCAGAATCAAGCGTGGACTGGACCTTCCAGTGGCGGGTGAGCCAGTCCAACGAATCGAGGACGGGCGCCCGGTTCGCAGCATTGCCGTCATCGGCTTCGACTACCACGGCATGAAACCGACCATGGACGTCCAGGTGGGGGACCGGGTCAAGCTCGGTCAACCGCTGTTCGCCGACAAGCGGAACCCGGGCGTGATCTACACGGCCCCGGGCGCCGGCGTGATCAGTGCCATTCACCGGGGCGAGCAGCGCGTGCTGCAGTCGGTGGTGATCGACCTCGAAGGCGACGACGAAGTCCATTTCGAGCACTACTCCGCCGAGCAGATCGACCAGCTGGACCCGCAACAAGTGCGCGACAACCTAGTGCGGTCCGGTCTCTGGACCGCTCTGCGTACCCGGCCATTCAGCGCCGTGCCGGCCATCGACGCCACACCCAGCTCGATCTTCGTCACCGCCATGGATACCCACCCACTGGCCGCCGATCCGCGCCTGGTGATCGACGAGCATGCCGCGGACTTCGAGCAGGGCCTCAAGGTCCTCGCCCGCCTGGCCCGGGTGTTCCTCTGCAAGGCCGATGGCTCCGCGCTGCCAGGCGAAGGCCTGGCCCAGGTGCGCAGCGAGTCCTTCGCCGGACCGCACCCGGCTGGCCTGCCCGGTACCCATATCCATTTCCTCGATCCGGTGAGCGCCAACAAGAGCGTCTGGCACATCGGCTACCAGGACGTGATCGCCATCGGCAAGCTGTTCGCCAGCGGCCGTCTCTGGGTCGAGCGTGTGGTGTCCCTGGCCGGCCC is a genomic window of Pseudomonas resinovorans NBRC 106553 containing:
- a CDS encoding DEAD/DEAH box helicase; the encoded protein is MNTLLEQLRELDWRLDFDPGALSRGLAYASQDRVRLLSLSDKAIETSCEGSEGHFYTQLIRLAPKGLGVVGRCSCPVNFNCKHCVAAIAHLLALPPTGWQVPMPFSERQVDDLQPVPQLILGSHAQSQYDLRSGRMVGSQQHRAGLLFDYGGAQIHGKTAKPERVHHRVKGERLAIARQPKAEQAWRDTLRQLGFKEALRQSLALPANSAEMFELPSDEHWLHFMREQLPTLREQGWQIDIRPGFQFDLTQVEGWYAEVEEAPGREWFDLELGIVVEGRRISLLPVLLRLIQRNPELLNPQHLQRRKDDEQLRLQLDATRAIDGRPLQVMLPFSRLKPVLTTLGELYHSDQDPTQSLRLSRPDAARLSQLEGLDLNWQGGEQVREMARKLRDGGKTVINPPKGLNAELRHYQLEGLAWLQTLREVGAGGILGDDMGLGKTLQTLAHLLLEKEAGRLDRPALVVMPTSLIPNWLDETARFAPALRVLALHGPGRKKAFERMAEHDLLLTTYALLPRDLEQFRELPLHLLILDEAQYIKNPTSKAAQAVRQLEARQRLCLTGTPLENHLGELWSLFHFLMPGWLGDSQGFLRNYRNPIEKHGDATRLAHLNARLKPFLLRRSKEAVATELPAKTEITQWVELSDRQRDLYETVRLAMDHKVREEIDRKGLARSQIVILEALLKLRQVCCDTRLIEDRGARPPRGSSSGKLDSLMEMLEELIAEGRKVLLFSQFTSMLALIEDELRKRAIEYVQITGDTRDRRTPVQRFQAGEVPLFLISLKAGGTGLNLTAADTVIHYDPWWNPAVERQATDRAYRIGQDKPVFVYRMISRGTVEEKIQQLQGQKAALARGILDGREKEDWRLQEEDIDALFAPLPRLA
- a CDS encoding CsiV family protein — translated: MRAIRNFALLLALLAPAAFADGLYSVEMIIFRQAGNPAPASQPAPDDWAAGSQSISGSERATALDGEAAKLSPNAGYEVLLHKAWSQNLSAIPSKVAVSAGEQQLGHFPVEGTLALTLDRSIDAQADFWINQFDGSGLMNGSERLRQGTRLKNGELTYLDHGNLGVLIRISPL
- the mfd gene encoding transcription-repair coupling factor: MSVLRLPSLPTAAGKQHWGNLPGAALSLAIAEAASAGKRFTLLLTADSQTAERLEQELGFFAPDLDVLHFPDWETLPYDLFSPHQDIISQRVDSLYRLPEVKRGVLVVPITTALHRLAPTRFLLGSSLVLDVGQKLDVEQMRLRLEAAGYRCVDTVYEHGEFAVRGALIDLFPMGSEVPFRIDLFDDEIETLRTFDPETQRSVDKVESIRLLPAREFPLDKKAVTDFRGRFRERFDVDFRRCPIYQDLASGITPAGIEYYLPLFFEETATLFDYLPADTQVFSLPGIEQAAEQFWTDVRNRYEERRVDPERPLVPPAELFLPVEDCFARLKGSPRLVLSQEDVEPGIGRERFAARALPDLAIQAKASEPMAALRRFIEEFPGRVLFSAESAGRREVLLEMLARLKLRPQEVEGWEAFVASGERLAITIAPLDEGLLLDDPGLALVAESPLFGQRVMQRRRRERRGDAGDNVIKNLAELREGAPVVHIDHGVGRYLGLITLEIEGQVAEFLALQYAEEAKLYVPVASLHLIARYTGSDDALAPLHRLGSETWQKAKRKAAEQVRDVAAELLDVYARRAAREGYAFRDPKADYATFSAGFPFEETPDQQAAIEAVLADMLAPKPMDRLVCGDVGFGKTEVAMRAAFVAVHSGRQVAVLVPTTLLAQQHYNSFRDRFADWPVSVEVMSRFKSAKEVEQAAQQLSEGKIDIIIGTHKLLQGDVRFKDLGLAIIDEEHRFGVRQKEQLKSLRSEVDILTLTATPIPRTLNMAVAGMRDLSIIATPPARRLSVRTFVMERQNTAIKEALLRELLRGGQVYYLHNEVASIEKCAAELAELVPEARIAVGHGQMRERELEQVMSDFYHKRFNVLVASTIIETGIDVPSANTIVIERADKFGLAQLHQLRGRVGRSHHQAYAYLLTPPRKQMTPDAEKRLEAIANAQDLGAGFVLATHDLEIRGAGELLGEGQSGQIQAVGFTLYMEMLERAVKAIQKGEQPNLEQPLGGGPEINLRVPALIPEDYLPDVHARLILYKRIASAADEDGLKELQVEMIDRFGLLPEPTKHLVRLTLLKLQAEKLGIRKVDAGPQGGRIEFAADTCVDPLVLIKLIQGQPKRYKFEGATLFKFQVPMERPEERFNTLEALFERLTPQ
- a CDS encoding glyceraldehyde-3-phosphate dehydrogenase, translated to MWKVLPVTQKPDQCLGEWIDREALAEAMIPMIGQLYRNNNVVTSIYGRGLINRSVIAILKAHRFARHRLTDEAELSVHETFPILKAMSELKLGAASVDLGKMVAKFKSEGNGRSIEQFTKDELADVVGKQSASAREGTDVVLYGFGRIGRLLARILIEKTGGGDGLRLRAIVVRKGAENDLVKRASLLRRDSVHGPFDGTIVIDEENNTLTANGNLIQVIYSNDPASIDYTAYGIKNALLVDNTGKWRDAEGLGQHLKCPGIDRVVLTAPGKGALKNIVHGINHGEISADDKIVSAASCTTNAIVPVLKAVDDQYGIVNGHVETVHSYTNDQNLIDNFHKGSRRGRSAPLNMVITETGAATAAAKALPVLKGKLTGNAIRVPTPNVSMAILNLNLEKATNRDEINEYLRQMAMHSDLHKQIDYVSSQEVVSSDFVGSRHAGVVDAEATICNDNRVVLYVWYDNEFGYSCQVVRVMEDMAGVNPPSFPR
- a CDS encoding amino acid permease gives rise to the protein MEGHHLHQGPLKRGLKNRHIQLIALGGAIGTGLFLGSAGVLKSAGPSMILGYAIAGFFAFLIMRQLGEMIVEEPVAGSFSHFAHKYWGGYAGFLSGWNYWVLYVLVGMAELTAVGKYIQFWWPEVPTWVSAAAFFVLINLINLANVKVFGEAEFWFALIKVVAIIGMIVLGIYMLVSGTGGPQASVDNLWSHGGFFPNGIEGLVMVLAIIMFSFGGLELVGITAAEASEPKKVIPKAINQVIYRILIFYIGALSVLLMLYPWDKLLETLGAAGDPYSGSPFVQIFSLIGSDTAAHILNFVVLTAALSVYNSGVYCNSRMLYGLAEQGNAPKALMKVDDRGVPVLAIGLSALITLLCVVVNYLAPQKALELLMALVVAALVINWAMISLSHLMFRKQMDAQGIQPFFKALWYPFGNYLCLAFVALILGVMLMIPGINISVYAIPFWLGLLAVCYYFKRTAERAVAH
- a CDS encoding Na(+)-translocating NADH-quinone reductase subunit A; amino-acid sequence: MIRIKRGLDLPVAGEPVQRIEDGRPVRSIAVIGFDYHGMKPTMDVQVGDRVKLGQPLFADKRNPGVIYTAPGAGVISAIHRGEQRVLQSVVIDLEGDDEVHFEHYSAEQIDQLDPQQVRDNLVRSGLWTALRTRPFSAVPAIDATPSSIFVTAMDTHPLAADPRLVIDEHAADFEQGLKVLARLARVFLCKADGSALPGEGLAQVRSESFAGPHPAGLPGTHIHFLDPVSANKSVWHIGYQDVIAIGKLFASGRLWVERVVSLAGPVVENPRLVRTRLGASLEELTAGELKPGANRVVSGSLLGGRTSRGACAYLGRYHQQVSCLTEGNDRELLHYLRAGVNKHSVLNIFVSRLLGARKLPFSTTTNGSPRAMVPVGNYEAVMPLDILPTQLLRYLIVGDTEMAQKLGCLELDEEDLALCSYVCAGKYEYGPILRDNLSRIEKEG